One window of the Pieris brassicae chromosome 4, ilPieBrab1.1, whole genome shotgun sequence genome contains the following:
- the LOC123708775 gene encoding abhydrolase domain-containing protein 2, whose protein sequence is MSTVLLAVIAVILCILFRILNVNSQPHKPLIYGRDKNFIENILFIAPFLSEPYIPTRLWGFSGHVQTILHSLIGRVRCPWPIGARILLVLPDRSTLTYDLYEPVGAEHEDDVTVAICPGIGNTSESVYIRTYVHYSQRHGYRCAVLNHIGALNSVPVTGARIFSYGHTDDFSYMVENLMEKYPNTKLILVGFSLGGNLITKYLGEDRKRPKNIIGGISICQGYNAIDTMVYLLQWQNFRRFYLYIMTDNYRNIITRHKRMLLNQDMKIKYNLDEKMIVSAGTLPDLDEAYSRRLYGFKSVTELYKWSSSAFYLERVKTPMIFINARDDPIVPEPLLHIVREFVSSHDKKMFLELAHGGHLGFYEGGLLYANPVTWLDRAVVGLVGGLLMAHNKCSPKEHIETDCSMSDEEPDLIKSAAILYRDPFDKTQI, encoded by the exons ATGTCGACAGTACTATTGGCCGTTATTGCAGTGATATTATGTATACTTTTCCGAATCTTGAACGTGAATAGTCAACCACACAAGCCTCTCATTTATGGACGAGATAAAAATTTCATCGAAAATATTCTCTTCATAGCTCCATTTTTGAGTGAACC ATATATACCAACAAGATTATGGGGATTCAGTGGACATGTCCAGACAATTCTGCACAGTCTAATTGGAAGAGTCCGCTGCCCTTGGCCGATAGGTGCAAGAATATTGCTAGTTCTACCTGACCGCTCCACTCTTACCTATGACTTGTATGAACCTGTTGGTGCAGAACATGAAG ACGACGTAACGGTAGCCATATGTCCCGGTATCGGCAACACCTCGGAGAGTGTGTACATTCGTACATATGTACACTACTCTCAGCGACACGGCTACAGATGTGCTGTACTGAATCACATTGGTGCCCTCAACAGCGTTCCTGTTACAGGAGCAAGGATCTTCTCGTATG GTCACACGGATGACTTCAGTTACATGGTAGAGAATCTCATGGAGAAATATCCCAACACAAAGCTGATTCTAGTAGGATTCAGCCTTGGCGGCAATTTGATTACGAAGTACTTGGGCGAGGACAGGAAAAggcctaaaaatattattggcgGCATCTCTATTTGCCAGGGATATAACGCTATCGA CACAATGGTGTATCTTCTCCAATGGCAGAATTTCCGCCGTTTCTACCTCTACATCATGACAGACAACTATAGAAACATTATAACGCGACATAAGCGAATGCTGCTAAACCAGGACATGAAGATAAAGTATAATTTGGACGAGAAGATGATTGTCTCGGCTGGTACATTACCGGATCTCGATGAGGCTTATTCTAG gAGATTATACGGCTTTAAATCCGTGACGGAGTTGTACAAATGGAGTTCGTCAGCTTTCTACCTTGAGCGCGTGAAGACGCCCATGATATTTATAAACGCGCGCGATGACCCCATAGTCCCTGAACCACTGCTGCACATCGTCAGGGAATTCGTTA gTTCGCATGATAAGAAAATGTTCTTGGAATTAGCGCATGGAGGTCACCTAGGTTTCTATGAAGGAGGTTTACTCTATGCCAACCCCGTGACGTGGCTAGACCGAGCTGTAGTGGGTCTCGTGGGAGGTCTTTTAATGGCACACAACAAATGCTCACCCAAAGAGCACATTGAAACTGACTGTTCCATGTCAGACGAAGAGCCTGATCTCATTAAATCAGCTGCAATATTATATAGGGACCCGTTtgacaaaacacaaatataa